The genomic region ATGATGCACTTGTGGATCGGACCGGAGTACATCGACAGCGCGCCGATCTTCGCTCACGACCACCCGAAGCTGTTCGACGGCTACAACCCCAAACGCGACGGCTGACCCCGTTGGCAACCCAGTCGCTGGCGACGCAGCTGAGGGTCAAGCGCTCGGAGATGATGATCTCGGAGCTCGAGGATGTTGCGCTCCGGCTGTTCGAGAAGCGCGGGTTCGACGAAGTCACGGTCGACGAGATCGCCTCTGAAGCGCGCATCTCGGCGCGAACGTTCTACCGCTACTTTCCGGCCAAAGAAGACGTGCTGCAGGTGAAGATCAACCAGCGCACCGAAGCATTGCGAGCCGCGCTGGCGGCGCGGCCCCCCCACGAGCCTCCGCTGCACTCGATCCGCCTCGCGCTCGAGGAAGCGGTCGGGCTGGAGGACACGACCCAGCTGAGACGATGGACTGCCGTGGTCGCGGCCACTCCGAGCGTGTTGCGGGCAGTGCTCGGCGGCATCCAGATGAAGAGCCAACGAGTGCTTTCGGAGTTCCTCGGTGCCCGCCTCGACATGCCGAGTGACGCACTGGTGCCGACGATGCTGGCGGCTGCAACCGACGGCATGATCCGCGCAGCCCAGACGCAGTGGTTCCTGCAAGGTGGAGACCTGGCCACGAAGGTCTCCGATGCCCTGGAGGTCCTCGAACGCGGGATCGGTGCTGATCCCAAGACCTGGTCGTGAGCATCCCGGAGACGACCGCAGTGCTCGAAGGTCCGATCCGCCAGATCGGCTACATCGTGCGCGATCTCGACGCGGCGGTGCAGTCGTGGTGTGCGCTGGGTGTCGGCCCGTGGTTCACGGTGCGCAACATGGAGCAGAAGGACTGCCGGTACCGAGGCGAGCTCTGCGAGCCAACGATCTCGATCGCGCTCGCGAACTCGGGCGCCATGCAGGTCGAGCTGATCCAACAGCACGACGACACCCCGAGCATCTACCGCGAGTTCATCGACGCGCGAGGCGAGGGCTACCACCAGCTCGCCTGGTGGGCCACCGACTTCGACGCCGTGATGCAGAAGGCGGCCGCCGCAGGGTGGCCCGCCGTCTGGTCGGGCGACGGCGGCGCGGTGCGGTTCGCCTACTTCGAGCCCAACCCCGAGATCAGTACCGTGTTCGAGGTGATGGAGCTCAACGACACCAGTCGAGGCATGGTCGATCTGGTCGCGATCGCCGCGGCGCACTGGGACGGGGTCAGCGATCCAGTCCGATCACTCGTCTGAGTCCGATGAGCGACGAGCTGGTGCGCGAGCGGCGGGGTGCCGTGCTGGTGGCCCGCCTCAATCGGCCCGACGCGCGGAACGCGCTCTCCCCCGAGATCATCCGCGGCATCAGTGCGGCGGTCGTCGACGCCGAGACGGATGCCGAGATCCGCGCGGTCGTGCTCACCGGAACCGGCGACAAGGCGTTCTGCGCGGGCATGGACCTGCGCGCCTTCGCCGCTGGTGGCGAGACGTCCCTGGACGAAGATGCGTCGCGCGGCTTCTTCCGGTTGCTCGAGGGCGACGTGGGCGTCCCCGTCGTGGGTGCCGCCAACGCCACCGCGGTGGCCGGCGGCTTCGAATTGCTGCTCGGCTGCGACATGATCGTCGCGTCGTCAGAGGCCGAGTTCGGCCTGCCCGAGGTGAAGCGTGGGCTCTTCCCAGCCGGGAACGGAACATCGCTCGGCACCAGGATCCCACTCGCCGTCGCGTTGGAGATGGCGCTCACCGGCGATGCGATCACCGCCGCGCGCGCCCATGACCTCGGCTTGGTGAACGCAGTGGTGCCACCCGATGAGGTGATGCCGCGCGCGGTGGCGCTTGCAGATCGGATCGCCGCGAACGGGCCCCTCGGTGTGAAGGCGGTGAAGGAGCTCGTCCGTATGAGCATCTCGGATCCGGCGCGCGCCCTCGATCGTCGCCGCGAATGGCAGGAGATCGTGTTCGCCAGCGAGGACGCCAAGGAAGGCGCGACCGCATTCGTCGAGAAACGAGCACCGGTGTGGAAGGGTCGCTGACGTGAAGGCGGTGCGGGGCACTGAGGGTGGCGTCGATGTCGTCGACGTCGACGAGCCGCCGGGCACGGGCGAGCTCCTCGAGATGCGGTCGACGAGCGTGTGCGCGTCGGACTTGATGTACATCGACTTGGGCAGCCGGCAGATCCTTGGTCACGAGCTCGCCGGCGTCCGCGAGGACGGCACCGCGGTCGTCGTCGAAGCCATCTACGGGTGCATGGAGTGCGAGCAGTGTCTGCGCGGGGCCTACAACCTCTGCCCCACGCACGGGCAGCGCGCACTCGGCATCTCCGCCGACGGCGGGATGGCCGAGCAGTTCCGCGCCCCCGCAGCACGTCTGGTTCCATTGCCATCCGGCATCGATGTCGCCGACGCGTCGATTGTCGAGCCGACGAGCGTCTCGTGGCACGCGCTGCGCCTCGCCGAGACGGGTCCGGGAATGCGGGTCGCGGTTGTTGGCGCGGGCGCGCTCGGCCTGCTCGCCGTCGCCGGGGCCCGCCGCATGGGCGCCGAGGATGTGAGCCTCGAGGCGCGCCACCCGCATCAGCGGGAAGCGGGCGAGCGCCTGGGCGCGAGCGTTGGCACGAAGGGTGCGTACGACGTGGTCGTCGAGGCTGCCGGCTCCACCGAGAGTCTCGCCCGGTCGATCGAGCTGGCCGCGCCCGGAGGCACGGTCGTCGTGCTCGGTGTCCACCTCGGCACGGTCGAGGTGGACTGGATGCCGCTGTTCAACCGGGAAGCACGCATCATCCCGTCACTCGGGTACTGCCGCCACGACGAGAGGCGCGAGATGGAAGACGCCGCCGCGATGATCGCCGACGATCCGGAGATCGCCCGGACGGTCATCACGCACCGGTTCCCCATCGAAGACTCTGCCGAGGCGTTTCGTGTCGCCGGCGACAAGGCATCCGGTGCGATCCGGGTCGTCATCGANNNNNNNNNNNNNNNNNNNNNNNNNNNNNNNNNNNNNNNNNNNNNNNNNNNNNNNNNNNNNNNNNNNNNNNNNNNNNNNNNNNNNNNNNNNNNNNNNNNNACGTCCACTGGCTTGTCGAGGAACCGGACCATGTACGGGTCGGCACCCGCGTTGTAGATCAGCAGGCCGACGTCGAGGTCGGCGGTCGCTGCCGCGAGCTCGTCACCCGCATTCGCCGTGCTGAGATCCAGCGCGAGCGCCCTCGTCGTGGTGGCGACGGTGGCTGCCACGTCGTCGAGCGCCTCCTGACGGCGCGCTACGAGCACCACGTTGACGCCGCGGTCACCGAGCAGCCGAGCGACCGAGGCGCCCACGCCTTCGGATGCGCCGGCCACGACTGCCCACGGCCCATAGCGCTCCGCGAATTCGACCGGTTCGGAAGCCGCACTCACCCGAGGACTCCTTCGGACGCAAGGAGGCGGGTCATCGAGTACGTCCTGTTGCAGATCCGCCAACCGTCAGCGGCGCGCACGAGCTCGTCGGCGTAGTGGCCGACGGCCTCGACCCACCGCAATGGATCCTCAGTGAGGGTCAGCACGACATGCACGTAGGACGCTGCCGACGCGGTGTCGCCGTCGACGTCGATGACGAAGTTCGACATCATGTGCTGGGTTGCGATCATGTGCTCGTGGGCGCCCGTCATGTACTCCGTGATGGCATCGACACCGTCCCAGACCCCGGTATCGCCATAGTCGGCATGGACATCGGCAGTGAAGCAGGTCCGGAACAGCGGCCAGCTCTTGGTGTCGATGCCGGTGGCGTACCGGACGAGCACGTCGTGGATCTGCTCGCGATCTGAACGGTCTGCGCTCACGAGGCCGCGTCGGCCCGCGCCCGGAGCTCGTCCTTCACGACCTTGCCCGTCGCGTTGACTGGCAGCGCGTCGAGGAACTCGACGCTGCGGGGCACCTTGAAGTTCGCCATCTCACCGCGTGCCCACTCGATGATCTCGGCCGCATCGATCGGTGGTCCGGGATCGAGCACCACGAACGCCTTCGGGACCTCGCCGAGTCGGTCGTCGGGCACACCGATCACCGCCACCTGGGCGATGCGCGGGTGCCCGAGCAGGAGGTTCTCGATCTCCGCCGGGTAGGCGTTGAACCCGCCGACGATGAACATGTCCTTGATCCGTCCGACGATGCGCAGGTACCCATCGGCGTCCAACGTGCCGAGGTCACCAGTGTGCAGCCATCCCTCGGTGTCGATGGTGGCGGCCGTCGCGTCGGGGTCGTCGAAGTAGCTGCGCATCACGGTCTCCCCGCGCACCACCACCTCCCCTGGCTCCCCGATCGGTGCGTCTGCTCCCGCCTCGGTCACGGTGCGCACCTCGAACCCGGGCCACGGCACCCCGACCGTCGTCGCGATGTGATCGAAGTCGTCATCAGGCTTGCTGCCGGTGACGGTCCCGGCCTCGGTGAGTCCGTAGCCCGTGACGATGCGCTCGAACGGCAGCTCTTCGCGAACCCGGCGGATGAGCTCCACCGGGATGTCGGCGGCACCGGTGACCGCGGTGCGCAGGCTCGAGATGTCGCGGCTCGTGCGATCGGGATGGTCGAGCAACGAGAAGTAGATGGTGGGCGGGCCGGGGAGCATCGAGACGCGCTCGCGCTCCACGAGCTCGAGCACCACGCCGGCATCAAAGACGGCGACGGGGATCATGGTGGCGCCGCGCAGGAGCGACGCCAGGCACCCCGCCTTGTACCCGAAGATGTGGAAGAACGGGTTCGCGATGAGGTACCGATCACCCGTGCGCAGATCGGCGAAGTCGCACCAATCGAGGAAGGCGCGCAGTGTCTGGCCGTGCGTCATCACGACGCCCTTTGGGTTGCCGGTGGTGCCCGAGGTGAAGACCACGTCGCTCGGGTCGTCGGGGCCGATGGACGCGACGCGGTCGTCGAGGACCGCGTCGGTGACCGCACCTCCTCGGGCGAGGAACTCGTCCCACCCGATGCTCGCGCCGTCGGGATCGCCCGAGAGCAGGACGGTGTGCTCGAGCGCGGGGAGCTCGACCCCCGCGTCTGCGAGCAGCGCTGGGTAGTCCGTGTCGAGGAACCCACGCACGGTGAACAGCGCGCGGGCGCGGCTGCGATCGAGGATGTAGGCGGCCTCGGCACCCTTGAAGCGCGTGTTCACCGGGACGAGCACGCCGCCCGCCGTCGTCACGCCGAGCGCGGCGACGATCCACTCGAGCGAGTTCGGTGCCCATATGGCGACCCGATCGCCGCACTCGATGCCCGACGCGAGCAAGGCCCGGGCGGCGTCCGCGACCGCGGCGACGAGCTCGTGGAAGGTGACGCGCCGATCACCGTCGACGACGGCTTCGGCGTCGCCGAACCGGCGCGTCGCGTCCCGCACCATCGCGGGAATCGTCGGCCAGGTGACCTCGCTGCGCACGTACACCCCCCGCGCGGGTCGGAGAACGAGGTTAGCAATTAACGGATACCGGCTTATCATCGAGCCACGACCACGACCCGGGAACCTCTCTGATGGAGCTGCACGACCACGAGTACCACCTGCTCACCGTGGTCGACGTCGTCGACGAGACCGCCGACACTCGATCGTTCACCCTCGAGATCCCGCCCGAGCTCGAGGACACGTTCGCCTACTCGGCCGGGCAGTTCTGCACGTTCCGCGCCACGATCGACGGCGCGCCGGTCGTGCGCTGCTACTCGATGTCGAGCTCGCCGGATACCGACGACCCCTTCACGACGGCGGTCAAGCGCGTCCCCGAAGGGCTCATGTCGAACTGGATGAACGACACGTTGGCGCCGGGCGACACCCTCGAGGTGCTCCGCCCCACGGGCCTCTTCGTCCTCCACGACCGTGACGTGCCGATCGTCGCGTTCGCAGGCGGCAGCGGTATCACGCCCGTGATCTCGATCGTCAAGAGCGCGCTCGCTACCACCAACCGGCGGATCCAGCTGGTGTACGCGAACCGCGACGCGGACGCGGTGATCTTCGCCGGCGACCTCGAGCGATTGCGCTCGGAGTCCGATGGCCTGCTCTCGGTGCACCATCACCTCGACTCGGACGGCGGGTTCCTCGACGCCGCGCAGTGCGCGGCATTCGTGGGCGACGATGTGCACGCGGACTTCTACGTGTGCGGGCCGGGGCTGTACATGGACGTGGTCGAAGCGGGGCTCAACACGCTCGGCGTCACACCGGACCGGGTGTTCATCGAGCGGTTCGACGTTCCGGAACCCGCGGCCGCGAGCGTCGACGTCGAGGCCTCCACCGAGTCGGTGGTGATCAAGCTCGCCCAGCATGAGAACACGGTGCCGTACCAAGCGGGTGACACCATCCTCGAGACCGCGCGGCGCGCGGGGTTGAGCCCGCCCTTCTCGTGCGAGCAGGGCAACTGCGCCACCTGCATGGCCCATCTCGACGACGGCACGGTCACGATGCGAGTGAACAATGCGCTGTCACCGGACGAGGTCGATGAGGGCTGGGTCCTCACCTGCCAGAGCCTGCCCACCAGCCCGAAGGTGGTCGTCGACTACGACGCTTGATCGTCTCCATCGAGCAGCTCGCGGGTGTGCTCGTGCAGGCGCGGCGGCACCCGGTACTCCTGGGTCGCGTCCGTGACCCGGATCGGGTTGCCGACCATTCGCAACGGACCTTCGGGCGTATCGACGGCCACCACCATGCCGCGACTTCGAACGAGGTCACCGTCGAGCGCGTCGGCAAGGTTGACGACCTCACCGACGGGGATCCCGAGCGGGCGCAGACGCGCCACCCACTCTGCCGCCGAAGCCTTCTGGAACTCCGCGCCGAGCCCGGCAAGGAGCTCGTCTCGATGCTCGAACCGGGTGCGCATCGTCGAGAAGCGCGGGTCGTCCGCCCATTCGGGCCGACCGACCTCGGTGCAGACGCGGCGCCAGAACTCGTCGTGGCTCACGAACAGCGCGAGGTGGCCCGACGCTGTCTCGAACAGCTGCGCCGGCACATAGAAGGTGTGCGCGCCGAGCGGCTGCCGCGTCGGCACTTCGCCTCCGTTGAGGTAGGCGGCGGCCTTGTAGTTGAGCTGCGAGAGCATCACGTCGAACAACGAGACGTCGACCTGGCCACCCGTGCCTTCGAGCACCTTGGCCACGAGCCCGAGCGCCGCCATTGCTCCGGTGGAGTTGTCCACTGCGGAGTACCCGGCGAGCGTGGGCGGTCCGTCGGGCTCACCCGTCATCGCGGCGACGCCGGTACCGGCCTGGATCACGTAGTCGAATGCGGGCCAATCGGAGGCGGGGCCGTCGAGCCCGTACCCCGTGAGCGCGACGCACACGATCTTCGGGTTGAAGTGTCGCAGCGACTCGTAGTCGAGACCGAGCTTGCGGATCGTCGCCGGCCGCATGTTCACGAGCAGCGCGTGCGCGGTGGCCGCGAGCTTCCCGAGCTCCGCCTGTCCCTCGGAAGTGGAGAGATCGATGTGCACGCTGCGCTTGTTGCGGTTCAAGCTCGCGAAGTAGACGTTGTGCCCGTCGACGACGTTCGAGCCCACCTGTCGCGATAGGTCGCCGTCGATCGGCTCGATCTTGATCACGTCGGCGCCGAGGTCCGCGAGCAGCATCCCGCCGAACGGCCCGGCGAGGACGTGGCCGACCTCCAGCACGCGGATCCCGGCGAGCGGCCCCGCAGGCGGCGTGCTCACGCGCGGATCAGCCTTCCCGCTCTTGGCGCCTGGCGGCGCCGGGCCGCTCGGCCCCGGCTCCGGCGGCGCAGGGTACCTGCGCCGCTGACCCTCGCCTCAAAGGTCGGGGCAGACCGACGCGAGGAACGCCTCGGTCCGGCGTCGTGACTCGATGCGCGCCTCGCGGTCGGAGCCCATCGGGAGGATCCGGAAGGAGAGGTCGGTGGCACCGGCGTCGCGGAAGCTCTGCAGGCGCGCGAGCACGGCGGATTCGTCACCCGCAGCCAACAGGTCGCCGACCTCGCGAGCGTCCCCCTGCTCGAGAAGCCGCTCGTAGTTCGGTGAGTACTCGGCGTGACCGAGCGCCTGGTTCGACCAGGCCCGCGCCGCGTCCACTTCATCGTTCGCGCACACCACGACCGGAAGGCCAGCCACGATCCGCGGGCTCGGACGGCCCGCCTCCTCGGCCGCCTTCGTGATGCGCGGGACGATGTGATCACCGATGGCGCGCTCGTCCGCCATCCAGAGGATGGTGCCGGATGCGTGCTCGCCTGCGACTCGCAGCATCACCGGCGCGAGCGCGGAGACCAGGATCGGCGTCGGGGCGATGTCGGTGATGTCGAGCGGGTTGTGAACGCGAAAGCTGTCGTTCTCGACGTCGACCGGCGCGGGACCATTGAACGCGGCGTTGAGCACCTCGACGTAGTCGCGCACGAGGCGCGCGGGACGCTCGTAGTGCAGGCCGAGCATGTCCTCGACGATCCAGTGGTGTGACGGCCCGAGCCCCAACGTGAACCGGCCCTCGCACACCGCCTGCGTCGCGAGCGCTTGCTGCGCCATCGCGACCGGGTGACGCGTCTGGATCGGCATCACTGCCGTTCCCAGCTCGACGCTCGTGGTCGCCCGAGCCATCAGCACGATCGCGGTGAGGGCGTCGAACTCGTCCGGGATCTGCGGCACCCAGATCGACGTGAAGCCGGCCGCCTCGGCCGCCTCGGCATCGGCGACGAGCTTCGCGACCTTCTCGCGGTAGCGCCCCCGCTCGGGACCGATCATCAACCCGAACCGCACCGCTGTCCCCCTTGAGCGACGGTAATGGCATTCTCACCAAGAGAGAGCCAGCCTTGCACACGCCCTGGACCTCGTCCATACTCACCCAGCCATGAACAAAGAGGATGCATGACCCGCGTGGCAGTGGTGACGGGCGGTGCGTCCGGCATGGGCCTGGCGATCGGCCAGCGGCTCGCAGCGGACGGGCACCGGGTCGCGCTCCTCGACCTCGACGGCGGCGCGGCCGAGCGTGCGGCCGCGGACGTGCGGGGCACGGGCGCGCAAGCGATCGCGGCCACGGTCGACGTCGCAGACCGGGGCGCCGTCGATGCGGCGCTGGAGCTCGTCCGCGAGGAGCTTGGGCCGGTCGAGATCATGGTAACGAGCGCGGGACTCGACGCGTTCTCACCCTTCACCGACATCAGCGCGGAGATGTGGGACCGAATCATCGCCGTGAACCTCACTGGCACGTTCCACTGCCTTCAGGCGGCGGTGCCCGACATGCTTGCGGCCGGTTGGGGCCGGATCGTGACGATCTCGTCGTCGAGCGCGCAGGGTGGTGCAGCGCGGATGGCGCACTACGTCGCTTCGAAGGGAGGCGTGATCGGACTGACGAAGGCGCTCGCCGTCGAGCTCGGACCCCACGGCATCACCGTGAACACGATCCCACCGGGCGCGATCGACACACCGATGTCGCGCCGCGCGCAAGAATCCGGTTCGCTCCCCGACACTGAGATCATCGCCAAGATGATCCCGGTACGCAGGACGGGAACACCTGAGGACATCGCTGCCGCGTGTGCCTTCCTGTGCTCGGAGGAAGCCGGGTACATCACCGGCCAACAGATCAACCTCAACGGCGGCAGGTACCTATGAGCTCGACTGGCCCTCGAATCGCGCCACTGCCCACCGACGAGTGGAGCGATGAGGAGACCGCGGCACTTCGCGCCGTGTACGGCAACAAACCGGCCGACGCGCTCCTGTCCGACGACCCGGACTCACAGCCAATGCCGAACGTCCTCGCGACGCTGATGCGCCATCCCGCGCTTGCGCGGCCGTTTCTCAAGTACAACCACGCGCTCATGACCACACCGACCGTGGCGCCAAGACTGCGAGAGCTCATGGTTCTCCGCGTGGCGTATCGCACGCGCTCGACGTACGAGTGGGCGCAACACGTTCGCTTGGCACCGCGCTTCGAGATCACTGCCGAAGAGCTCGATGCCATCGCGCGCGGGGCCGACGCCGGCGTCTGGTCACCGCTCGAAACGGAGCTGCTCAGAGCGACTGACCAGCTCCTCGACCACTACCGCATCGACGACGACACGTGGTCTCGACTCGCCGAGCATCTCGACGAGCACCAGCTCATCGAGGTGGCGTTCATCGTGGGCACGTACACGTGCCTGGCGATGGTGTTCAACAGCGTCGGCCTCGAGCTCGATCCCGACCTCGACCCGAGCGCCGCTCCCCCGCTGCCCGACTCGGACGCGTAGGCCCCGCCGGAGCTTTCTACGGGGTCGTCGGAACTGCGGAGAGCGACCGCATGCTCTCGACGAGCTCCTCGATCGCAGTGCCCGTCGGGTAGACCGCGGCGGCGCCTGCCTTCTCGAGCTTCGCGACGTCGCGCTTGGGGATCGTGCCCCCGACCACGAGCAGCACGTCGTCGGCACCAGCCGCGCGCAGTGCATCCGCGGTCTTCTTGGTGAGCGCGACATGAGCGCCGCTGAGGATGCTCAGCCCCACGATGCGCACGTCCTCTTGCACCGCGACCGCGGCGATCGTCTCAGGACGTTGTCGGATCCCGAGGTAGATCACCTCGAACCCCGCGTCCCGCAGCGCGCGCGCCACGAGCTTCGCCCCTCGGTCGTGACCGTCGAGCCCGGGCTTACCGACCAGGACGCGTACCGGCGACATCAGAAGACCGCGGGCTGCTGGAACTCGCCCCACTCGTCCTTGAGCACGTCGACCATCTCCCCCACCGTGCAGTACGCCTTCGCGCAGTCCACCAGCAGCGGCATGAGGTTGACGTCGTCCTGGGCCGCGGCCTTGCCCAAGGCGCCGAGCGTCGCCTGCACGTCGCTCGCAGAACGCGTGCGCTTGGCGTCCGCGAGCCTCGCGAGCTGCCGCGCCCGACCCTCTTCATTCAGCTCGTAGCCCTCGACCTCGGGTGGCTCCTCGTCGGTCTGGAACCGGTTCACGCCAACGATCTCGCGCTCCCCCGACGCGACCGCTTGCTGCACGCGAAACGCCTCCTCCGCGATGAGACGGTGCAGGTACCCCTCTTCGACTGCTCGCACCATCCCGCCCCGGCGTTCGAGGTTGTCCATGATCTCGATGACGCGACCTTCCATCTCGTCGGTCAGCGCCTCGACGTAGTACGAACCCCCCAACGGATCGGCGACGCGCGCCACACCCGTCTCGTACGCGAGCACCTGTTGCGTACGCAGCGCGAGCGTTGCCGAGTCCTCGCTAGGGAGCGCGAACGGCTCGTCCCACGCGGCGGTGAACATCGACTGCACTCCGCCCAGCACCGACGCAAGCGCCTCGTAGGCCACGCGCACGATGTTGTTGTGCGCCTGCGGCGCGTACAACGACGCGCCACCGGCGACGCAGCCGACACGGAACATGCACGAGCGGTCCTCTTTCGCGTCGTAGCGCTCGCGCACGATGCGCGCCCACCGGCGCCGCCCGGCCCGGTACTTCGCGATCTCCTCGAAGAAGTCGCCGTGCGTGTAGAAGAAGAACGACACCTGCGGTGCGAACTCGTCGATCGTCATCCGCCCCCGCCCGATCACCTCGTCGCAGTACGTGATGCCGTCCATCAGCGTGAACGCCATCTCCTGCGCCGCGTTGGCACCGGCGTCACGGAAGTGCGCGCCGGCGACCGAGATCGCGTTGAAGCGCGGGATCTCGTCGGCGCAGAACTCGATCGTGTCGGCAATGAGCCGGAGCGACGGGCGCGGTGGCCAGATCCACGTGCCGCGGCTCACGTACTCCTTGAGGATGTCGTTCTGGATGGTGCCCCGCAGCTGGGCCCGGTCGACGCCTTGCTTCTCACCGGCCGCGACGTAGAAGGCGAGGATGATCGCCGCCGTCCCGTTGATCGTGAAGCTCGTGCTGATCGCGTCGAGCGGGATCTGATCGAACAGGATCTCGACATCGG from Acidimicrobiia bacterium harbors:
- a CDS encoding methylmalonyl-CoA mutase family protein; this encodes MGDGAVRSEAGIPLAESYGPADLPPAESIPPPGTFPFTRGNFPDGYRGRVWTIRQYSGFGTAEESNERYRYLLEQGGTGLSVAFDLPTQCGYDSDHPDVEEEVGRVGVALDTLADVEILFDQIPLDAISTSFTINGTAAIILAFYVAAGEKQGVDRAQLRGTIQNDILKEYVSRGTWIWPPRPSLRLIADTIEFCADEIPRFNAISVAGAHFRDAGANAAQEMAFTLMDGITYCDEVIGRGRMTIDEFAPQVSFFFYTHGDFFEEIAKYRAGRRRWARIVRERYDAKEDRSCMFRVGCVAGGASLYAPQAHNNIVRVAYEALASVLGGVQSMFTAAWDEPFALPSEDSATLALRTQQVLAYETGVARVADPLGGSYYVEALTDEMEGRVIEIMDNLERRGGMVRAVEEGYLHRLIAEEAFRVQQAVASGEREIVGVNRFQTDEEPPEVEGYELNEEGRARQLARLADAKRTRSASDVQATLGALGKAAAQDDVNLMPLLVDCAKAYCTVGEMVDVLKDEWGEFQQPAVF